The sequence ATTACACACAAAAAATACCGGGTTGTTTTTTCTATATTGGCTGTCGGCCAAAAGGCATTGTAAACAACGTTGTTTATGACAATCATCATCCTAAATTTGATATAGATGAGGAAGCGATCAGTGTTGCAGCAAAAGCAGTAGGGGAAGTTGTTTGTGGTTATTTTGGTATTGAATAATTTTTACATTGATCATAAGATTTGGTTTTACTGATGTTCTTTAGTAGGCTTAAGTAAGCAACAAGAATGGAAGGAGACAAAGTGCACATGAAAGTACTAGTCGTTGGAGCAAATGGACAGATTGGGGAAAAAGTGGTCGATTTACTGCAGGAAAGCCAAGAACATGCCGTACGGGCTTTGGTTCGTAAACAAGAACAAGCAGATAACTTTTCTGCTAAAGGAATCGACACTTATTTAGGAGACTTAGAAGGATCCGTTGATTCCCTTGCAGCAGCTATGGAAGGAATCGATGCCGTAGTTTTCTCCGCTGGGTCAGGCGGAGCAACAGGTTACGATAAAACCATCCTGATTGACTTAGATGGAGCCGTTAAAACAATGGAGGCTGCTGAACAAGCAGGCGTCAGCCGTTTTGTGATGGTCAGTTCCATTCTTTCAAATACGAGAGAAAAATGGGCTGAAGGGATGAAACCATATTATGCAGTGAAACGGTATGCAGACCAAATCTTAAAACAAATGGACTTAACGTACACGATCATTCGCCCTGGAGCGTTGAAAAACGAAGCAGGAACTGGCAAAGTCAATCTAGCTGAACACGTCACACCAGGTTCGATCCCACGAGAAGATGTAGCAAAAGTAGTGGTTGCCAGTCTGGATAATAAAAAAGCAGAAAATCAAGAGTTTGATCTGGTTTCCGGCGAAACGCCTATCGAGAAAGCCTTCACGCAACTTTAAAACAGATAAAAAAAGAGAAAGTCCGCTGAAAACACAGCGGATTTTTTTATTCAACAAAGATACATTTTGTATTTTTACATTAGCACTAAAAAGCGGTAAAGTTGTCCTGAAAGTGTGAATCCGAGACGAACTAAGATAAAAAAGAGATGAGTTTGTCCCGAAAATATAGAAATAGACAAACGGTCTTAGAAAAAGAGCGCGTTTGTCTATAAATTTAAATTACACAAAGAAACTAGATGAGATTGAACAAACGAAGTCAGTTACTTTCTTTGTGTCAAAGTTTCTGGCCTAACCAGCTGAAATCTCGATACTTTTTCATCTACGCTGTTAAAAAACGAAAGCAGTCTCAATGTTTATTTGAGACTGCCCTTTTTATGATTAAGATATGTGTTTTCGGATTCATCGGCGGCATTAACCAGTAACTTTGATAGTTCCTGTAGTTACAAATAAAGGCCTGTTATGCTACTGGAGGTGTTCCTTCAGTATTTGACACAACTACATCAATTGCACCAAAGCATCCATAGGCAAAGCTGAATATGCAACTGTTGTCCGTGCAGGAATACCGCTTGGGAAGAATGTCGCATAAACTTCGTCTACAGCATTACTATCTGCAATGTTTTTAAGGAAGATAGTTACTTTTACTACATCGTCCATAACATGGTCGACACTTTCTACAATGGTTTTGATATTTTTTAAGCACTGTTCAGCTTGCTCTTTTACACCACCAGCTACCATTTTACCAGATGTTGAATCGATAGGTAATTGAGCTGAAAGATGATTGTAATGAGAAAAAGCTACCGTTTGTGTAGATAGAGAACTTTTTGGTGCATTTTCTGTATTTCTTGCTAGTACTGCGTTGTAGCCACTCATTATAGTAATCCCCTTTTAATTAAAATTTTTAATAGATAGGTTTATGGACTCAA is a genomic window of Carnobacterium sp. CP1 containing:
- a CDS encoding SDR family oxidoreductase: MKVLVVGANGQIGEKVVDLLQESQEHAVRALVRKQEQADNFSAKGIDTYLGDLEGSVDSLAAAMEGIDAVVFSAGSGGATGYDKTILIDLDGAVKTMEAAEQAGVSRFVMVSSILSNTREKWAEGMKPYYAVKRYADQILKQMDLTYTIIRPGALKNEAGTGKVNLAEHVTPGSIPREDVAKVVVASLDNKKAENQEFDLVSGETPIEKAFTQL